The genomic interval AGGATACCATCATTTAAACCctatttaatatcataaaatcaGAAGATAAGAATTGTCTAAGCTTTGTAAACACTATCCAAGGCATATCTTTAGGAGATGTGGGACTAAACACACGTTCGTGAGGCTGCAATCAAAGCAGACCAAAGAGTCAGAAATCGAGGCTGGTTCGGATTTACTGCAATCAATCGACACTCCAACACTTTTTGACCAATCTTTTATATTAACAGTTATGTAGTATAAAATCATTCGGAGAGTAATGCcctcaataaagaaaaaaatgctaGTTCTTAGATTGATCACATAGAATTCGATTGGCAGAGACTTCACTCGCAATAATCATTGTGACCAAAATAGTGACTTTTCTCGTACTATAGCAGCATTACTAAGATGGCCTCCAAttcaaaccattttttttaccCTCTCCCCCTAAGATTTTCCAATGCATTTTTTGATTCAGAAACATCACAGGGTTCGAAACCCTTCCTAGTTCTTCACCATTCATTCACTCAAAAGTCACTTTTGTTTTGGCATCCGGTCATTCACACTTATCAGGTGTGTGTGTTCCCTTTTTGTGTTGGTATCCTGTTTCTTTTTCGTACAGATTCCACACTTTATAGTCTCCTAATTTGTTAATGTGttctgtttgtgtttttttattaatatcactgtcatcttttttcttttttttgactTCATTCCTATCTTCTTATTTATTACTCTTAGATTGACGATGATTGCGTGTAAACAATGACTTATTTATCATggatttattttttggtttttagtatttatatatgtggtatatattatttacttcaTAGTATACTATTTAAAATAGAGGCCATCTTGCTTTCCACCATTTTGCTATAGTATTTTTGGAGTTGACCACTTCCTGCCAATATCTGGGATTGGTGACTATGATGAGTATGGCCATTTACTCTAGCAACAATGACAATGGTACATTCTAACTAGGAACCAGAAAAGGATGGAGATGCAACTAATGATTGATGATGACAATAACACAAATGATAGTCTTTGACTAGTTCTCCAACACAGGAATGATTAAAGCCTATGACTTCAATTATTGGGAAGGGAATCAGCCAGGTTTTTCAAGTGCCTGAGAGAAGGTGGACCAGGTTGAGATTCTGGTTGCTTAAGCCTTAAGATTATGGTGTTGGGCTTGGTCTCAAACTCTAAAGCACTTTCAAAAGGAGTTGAAATGGAAGCAATGGGAAAGAAGAGGGAAGAGGAGATGAGCATTGATGAGTGAAAATAGTGTATATTCTAACAAAGGAACAACACAACGAGCACCTAAAGAAAATTACCTGAGGTTTGACCCTAACTTATTTacattgtaataaaattatcaacatAGAGTGCTAACAAATTAATGTTCCATTATAGTCACCAAAGATTGGTGAATCCAATGAGATGCCCATCTCTTCCATTGAGCTCTAACTGAAAGGATACTGAAAATTTTGGTTTGTAGGAGCTTCTTGCACAATCTATTTGAAGTTATTGACAGTAAAAGGctgttatgtttattatttttctgtagTTCTATCTGACCTTCTTTTGAAGCcagaaaaatgtaaatattaccCGTAAGTGACATAAAAAGAAGTTCTTGCGGTAGTTTCACTTCTGAAACTGAATGTACTTCTTGCTTCTAATCGAGGAATATAGTGGTGTGGGCTTTTGATAATGACATTCTGCTCTTTGACACTAAGAATATTCTTACTCTCATAGGTATATCTTCACGGTCGTGTGAGACTCTcattgtgtgtgttgtgtgGATTTGATTCTAATCTAGTTGATTTAAGCTTTCCACTATCACCTTTTTTGTACTGTTTTCATATGTTGGGGGAACTACAATTTCATGTTGGATGGCAAATACTAATTATATTCTTGAGAAGACCAAACTTTAAAACTGTGCtctttttcagaaataaaaatataagcaaGTATGTTTTTGAAAAGCTTTTATCTTTGCAGCCCCCCACCCAAATGTGGCTAGATTGCATTAGGATGCTCTTTGTGTCTTTTGAATTTTGCAGGATAACATGTGAAACTTAACAGTTTATATTCACTTGCCTTGCATTTTATTCGATGCAGAGGCATGTGGTGGACTTCTACATCTCTGATTTCCAATCTGGCTTGAGAGCATTGGTTAAAACAGGCTACGGTGCAAGGGTGACTCCTTATGTTGATGATTCCATTGTTATTGATGTTAATCCAGCCAATAAAGACATGTCCCCTGAATTTCTTCGATGGTTGGGGGAGAGAAAACTTTCTagcgatgatcgtataatgcAATTAAAAGAAGGGTAACATTGCAAAAATGCTTCTAGAAAATAAAGTTGGGAAAACTTAAGATGGAAAGATGTTCTTATGTAATTGTCACTGATATTTTTGTAGGTACATCAAAGAAGGTAGCACGGTTAGTGTAATGGGGGTTGTTCAAAGAAATGACAATGTGCTTATGATTGTCCCTCCACCTGAGCCTTTGACTACCGGATGCCAATGGGCCAAATGTATATTTCCAGCTAGCCTTGAGGGTATTGTTTTGAGATGTGAAGATACGTCAAAGATTGATGTCATTCCAGTGTAGTCATCCTCTCTGGTAACCTCGTAGGTATTCCTCTTTAATGAAATATGTCTTCTCATGTCCAaaatgatggtggtggtggtggttgtttgTATTTTGTAAGCATATACGCGATGTTGGTAAGTGTGATGATTCTGCCATTGATATGgtgatttcttttttcctcCACACTCAACTCCTAGTTTGTTGTATAGCTAATGGAAATTCTTATTCGTCTATTTTTCCGAAggattttatactttttaatggACGTGGTTTCATATAGTGAGAAGTTGTGTATTCAGAAAAGACTCTGTTGTTTGAAACTGTCAAGGGAATCTATCATACACGATTTGTGAATTAGCTGATGCTGAACTGCGGATAAAAGATTGAATATAGCCAATAGCCAATTTGCTGGAATCATGACTTATCCTGCTGCATATCATAtcacatttttcttccattttcctcCATTCGAATCTGAATACCGAGAGTTAAAACATAAGGAATTATACCATCTCAATTTTATCATTGATTCCAAATGAATTTACCAGAAAAAGTAATTGAAGAATGTACCTTTTACCtattatgatttatatatcTTTCGACAGTAGCACGGTATTGATAATTTTCATTGCATATTTGGTATGTCACACGTTATAGAGACTTCTAaatgtttgttttgatttttaaatgtaaatggGCATCCAATCTAATCATGAAAATGCTTTTTATAAAGCATGTGTTGCTATATATAAAACGAAAGAATTCAATATCATATATGCATTTTCGGTAAAAAAAGatttcttaaattaaacaaataaattcaaattcagagacaaatacaaatatttaagtGAGTGAAACGTGTAGTGAAGAGAAGGATgagtgagaaagaaaagaagcaaCGTGTTGAGTGGTGGTAGATTGTGGTGTGACACATACACAGTAACACAGCAGTAACCGAGTGACAGACTTGTACATAAGCTACCAGGATGAAGGAGAAGATCAAGAATGAATTTTGCAGTCATGGATAAAGAGCACACGTCGGTGAGAGTGTTACTGTTGGTGTTGTTGATTATGGTGTTGTTGTGCGTCTGCAGTGGTAATGGTAATGCAGATGATGAACCACAGAAGACGAAACCATCTTTGCGGGAGTGGCAGAGACTAAGAAGCGCTTATTCTGCCTATGTGGGACTTTTTTCTCCTACTGATTGGTACAACATGCTTAAACAACTTCTCAATCACGCATATGTCCGTTTGTTTCCTCCAGATATAGAGTAAGACAGCATTCAGATGATTCTTTCTTCATTAATTTGTGTGACCATGAATCAATTATTAATGTTGTAATGTTTGAAAAAGTTTTAGAAGAAAGGAGAAAGGAACAGCAAAATCAGCAGCTGAAATCGTAGCCAATGTCAAAAACTCCCTCTCTCAATCTGATGCTGATACCAAAACACACGAAGAACTTTGATCTTGATCTCATTTGTTTTCTGTGTTAccttataaatatttgtaaccACTCTGTCGTGTTATTTATGATATACTGTTTCATGTTATTTATGATACTGC from Vigna radiata var. radiata cultivar VC1973A chromosome 9, Vradiata_ver6, whole genome shotgun sequence carries:
- the LOC106773942 gene encoding uncharacterized protein LOC106773942 — translated: MNFAVMDKEHTSVRVLLLVLLIMVLLCVCSGNGNADDEPQKTKPSLREWQRLRSAYSAYVGLFSPTDWYNMLKQLLNHAYVRLFPPDIDFRRKEKGTAKSAAEIVANVKNSLSQSDADTKTHEEL